From the genome of Alicyclobacillus sp. SO9:
ATGAGTTTGGCTTTTAACTCAACCTATTTTGATGATCTTTGGGAGCAGGTGCTGCTAATAATGAACGAGCGCATGAGCGGCCCAAGCTTCAACACATGGTTCGGAGGCAGCAAAATCATCAACTACGATACCGCCGCCAACGAAATAACCGTGTATATTCCCTCTTCCTTTTCTCGAAATTGGATTGTCAATCATTATAAGGACTTTATATCCACCACAGTTACTGCTCTGACTGAACAGGAGTACTCTATTAAATATATATGTAGCAATGAAGACGAGCAGAAGTCTCCAGCCGAGGAAATCGTTGCTGATCATCAAGCCAGCGAAGACTCAACCAAGAGCCCTCAAACCGAATCCAGCCAGTTTAACCCTAAGTACACCTTTGATACGTTCGTTATCGGCGCCAGTAATCGCTTTGCTCATGCAGCCAGTCTGGCAGTTGCTGAAAAACCCGCCCATTCTTATAATCCCCTCTTTTTGTACGGAGGAGTTGGCCTGGGAAAGACACACTTGATGCATGCTATTGGGCAGTACGTACACCAATACTCCCCTGACTCCAAAGTTCTATATTTGTCCTCGGAGCGTTTTACCAACGAATTTATCACCGCCATTCGCGACAGCAGGACAGCAGATTTCCGAAACCGCTATCGCTCCATAGATATACTGCTCATTGACGACATTCAATTTTTGGCAGGGAAAGAACAGACCCAAGAGGAATTTTTCCATACCTTTAACTCTCTACACGGAGAAGGAAAACAAATTGTAATCTCCAGCGACCGGCCGCCTAAGGATATTCCCACTCTTGAAGACCGTCTCCGATCGCGCTTCGAATGGGGGCTTATTACAGACATCCAGCCGCCGGATTTGGAGACTAGAATTGCCATTCTTCAAAGAAAGGCCAAGTCAGACAGGTTAGTCATTCCGGAGGACGTGTTGAACTACATTGCCAATCAGGTCGATACGAACATTCGAGAACTCGAAGGTGCTCTGATTCGAGTCGTTGCCTACTCGTCTCTCGTCAACGAGGACCTGTCGGTGCAGTTAGCAGAGCAGGCCTTAAAAGACATCATTTCACCGGACAAACCAAGAGAAATCACGTACTCACAAATTCAAAAAGTCATTGCCGATCACTTTGGTTTAAAAGTAGAAGAACTCAAGGCAAAAAAGCGCACAAAAAACGTGGCCTTTCCACGTCAAATTGCGATGTACTTGTGCCGGGAGCTGACAAACCTTTCACTGCCTAAGGTAGGAGAAGCATTTGGCGGACGCGATCACACCACAGTCTTACACGCGTGTGAAAAAGTGGCCCAGCAGATGAGTTCAGATCAACACACGGCCAACACAATAAATCGCCTGGCAGAGGCTATTAAGACCCTGTACTGAATTATCCAAAGTACGGTTGATAATTATGTGGACTTACACACAGGATATACACAGTCCACAGGCAAGCTCCCATTAAACATTTTCGGACTTATCCACATGTGAACAAGTACTATTACTATTACTGCGTCTTTTAAAGATCTTTAACATAAGAATATATGCACTGAATGAACACTTTAGAACTCGTATCTGGAAGGAGACGACAATCGTCATGAAATTCACTATTCATCAAAATGCACTTCTTCAACTTATTCAAACTTCCTCAAAGGCAGTAGCAGTACGAAGCACAAAACAAGTACTTATGGGAATCCTCCTTGAAGCAGAAGGAGATACGCTAACTGCGACAGCCTATGACCTTGAACTCGGAATCCAGAGTGCTATTCGTGCTGATGAGGAAAATAGATTTTATACCGAACAGTCTGGTGCCATCGTTCTTCCTGCCAGGTACCTGTTGGACGTCGTCAAGAAACTTCCTTCAGACATTGTTTCTTTTGACATTCACAACAACTACACTACAGACATTCAATGCGGACAGGTTGAGTTTCACCTGCATGGAATCGATGCAACTGAATTTCCAAAACTGCCTAGTTTCCACAATGTTGAAGCCATAGAACTCTCAACAGAAGCTCTCCAATCTTTGATTCGATCAACCTCTTTTGCAACGTCCACATCCGAAGTCAGACCCATTCTGACAGGAATTCACCTTCAGTTCGGCAAGGATGCACTGACGTTTACGGCAACAGATGGATTACGTTTAGCGACAAAATCAGTCCCCTTTTCCGGGACATCAGAAGAAGACGAAGAAAGAGAAGCCATTCTTCCGGCAAAATCACTAAATGAACTTCTGAAAGTTCTCTCCGATCTTACGGAGACTGTTTCCATTCAGTTCACAAACAGCCACAGCCTCTTTTCAATTGGGAACACCTTGTTTTACACTCGTCTCATTGAGGGAACGTACCCGGATACAACGCGCATTATACCTACAACACAGAAAACCGAAATTATCGTATCTAACAACGACTTTATGAACGCTATCGATCGCGCTGCATTAATTGCAAGGGACCGGGACAACCATATGATCCGAATGGAGCTCACGAACCAAAACCTAACAGTTTCATCAAGTTCTCCTGAAATTGGCAATGTATCGGAATCTATGTCTGTTTTAAATCAAATTGGCGATGATGTATTTATTGCCTTTAACGCGAAGTACGTTTTAGATGCTTTGAAAGCCTTGGGCAATGAAGAAATATCCATATACTTTAACGGCTCCAATCAACCGTTTGTTCTTCGTAAACACGGTCAAGAAGATACACTTCAATTGATTTCTCCAGTACTTATGAGATAACGAGGTGAAGTTTTGGAATTGGTGATTGAAGGAGACTACATTACCTTAGCCCAGTTTCTGAAGTTGACAGATGTCATCTCCAGCGGCGGACAAGCAAAGTTCTTTTTGCAGGAAGAGAATGTGTATGTTAATGGCATTGTCGACAAGAGACGCGGACGCAAGCTGTATCCGGGAGACGAGATTCAATACGGTGAACAAGTTTATGTCATCAGGGCGGAATAGTTTATATGCATATTACAGCGATTCGTCTTCATCACTTTCGCAATTACACAGATGAGTCACTTGAATTAAATCCGCATGTCAATATTTTGTTAGGAGACAATGCTCAGGGGAAAACTAATGTTCTCGAAGCCATCTATTTGCTGGCTGTGGGAAAATCTCACCGTACAGCGAAAGACCAAGATCTGATACACTGGGGAGAACAGTATTCATCCGTCGAGGCTGCAATTGAGCGCCGCGGTCGCAAGCAGACGATGGCCGTTCACTTGGGTAACAAGGGCAAGCGGGCACTGTTAAACGGGATTACGCAAACAAAAATGACCGATTTCGTCGGTCATTTTCAGGTTGTTTTGTTTGCTCCAGAAGACTTGTACCTAGTCAAAGGGGGCCCCGCACAGCGTCGACGCTTTATCGATATGGAACTGGGCCAAATCCAAGTGAAATACCTGTATCACTTAAGTCAGTATCATCGAGTTCTACAGCAACGCAATTCTATGCTAAAGCTTCCAAATCCAGATTTGGAACTTGTTGATGTTCTCAATACACAACTGGCTGAACATGGTGCGCAAGTCATGTACAGACGTCGTGCATTTGTTACCGATTTAGGAGAATTTGCACAAGGGGTATACCATTCCATATCTTCAGGAAAAGAGGCTTTTTCTCTGTCCTACAGCTGCTCAGTACCAGGCGTTCGATGGGAAGTCTCACAGTCCGTTGAAGAGTTGGAAGCCTTATTTAATCAGGCTTTGATTGATAAACAGAGTACCGATCTGAACCAAGGATATACAGGCATTGGTCCCCACCGCGACGATCTCGTTTTCAAACTAGACAATCAACCGGTTCAGTCATTTGCCAGTCAGGGTCAACAGAGGACGATTGCTCTGTCGCTTCGATTGGCAGAAATTGATTTCATCCACAGGGAAGTACAAGAGTACCCGGTATTGCTGTTGGACGACGTTCTTTCCGAACTTGATGACGAAAGACAGAGAAATCTCGTTTTATCTATGCGGGAAAAAGTGCAAACTATAATTACGACCACCAGTCTATATCATCTTCAAAGTCAGTTGGATAACGATGCACACCTGTTAAGGGTACGTTCTGGTATAATAGAAACTGAGGGGTAGGTGTCTTTCGTGTTTATACATATTGGCGGAGATACGATGGTTCGGTTAGAAGATATCATCGGCATTTTTGATTTGTCGGCGAAAGACAGCCCTGATACAAACAGTTACTTGGAATTAGCGAAGAGGGCCAATTCAGCGAAGATCATCGACGTTGGTGAACTGAAGTCCTTTGTCGTTACAAATAAGGCCTTATATTACTCCCCAATTTCTTCCCTGACGCTTAGAAAACGGGCGGCAATACTGGAACGGGGGCCGGGAGGTTCAACAACGTTTCAACAGCCTTAATTACCTCATTTCTGTTGACAGTTTTTCTAAACTGAAGGTTATTTATGAAGCTCACTTATGTATCCGTTGGAGGGAACACACTTGTCAAACCAAGTCTATGATGAATCACAGATTCAAGTTCTCGAGGGACTTGAAGCGGTTAGAAAACGTCCCGGGATGTATATTGGCTCCACCAGTTCCAGGGGATTGCATCATCTGGTGTGGGAGATCGTCGACAATGCGGTGGACGAAGCCCTGGCTGGACGGTGTACAAAGATTATTGTTCAGGTACACCCTGATAACAGCGTTTCTGTCATAGATAACGGAGCTGGATTTCCCGTCGGGATTCATTCGAAAACCGGGAGACCTGCAGTTGAGACTGCATTGACAGTCCTGCATGCAGGCGGCAAGTTTGGGGGCAGCGGATACAAAGTCAGCGGCGGTTTGCACGGAGTCGGTGCCTCAGTTGTCAATGCACTATCGAAAAACTTGAAAGTGGAAGTCCATCGAGAAGGAAACCTCTACGTTCAAGAATATGAACGAGGTGTACCGTTATACGATCTGAAAATAATGGGCACTACAGACCATACCGGTACGACCGTCACATTTACGCCCGATGATAAGATTTTTACGGAGACAACCAGTTTCGAAATCGATATTTTACAATCACGTCTGCGTGAACTGGCCTTTTTGAATGCCGGTCTGGAAATTCAGTTAGAAGACGAGCGCGATGAGAAGGCGTATAACTATTGCTATTCTGGCGGAGTTGCTGCTTTCGTTGAGTATATCAACAGGACAAAAGACGTCCTTCACGAGGAACCTGTGTTTGTCAGCGGGGTTCGTGATGACGTCACTATTGACGTCGCACTACAGTACAACGACGGCTATGCAACAACCATGTTCTCCTTCGCGAATAACATTAACACGCACGAAGGCGGAACTCATGAGTCTGGCTTTAAATCGGCCCTGACCCGAGTCATGAATGACTATGCACGCAAAATGGGGATTCTGAAGGACAGCGACAGCAAGCTAAGCGGTGACGATGTTCGTGAAGGACTAGCTGCCATTATTAGTGTGAAGGTACCAGAACCTCAATTTGAAGGACAGACCAAAACCAAGCTGGGAAACAGTGAGGTTCGAGGTATTGTGGACGGACTGTTCAGTGACAAGTTTTCTGCTTTTCTTGAAGAAAATCCGGCCGTAGCAAAACGGATTGTGGAAAAGTCGCTGACTGCAGCAAGAGCGAGAGAAGCCGCCAGAAAAGCCCGTGAACTTACCCGTCGAAAGAGTGCTTTGGAAGTCAGTTCATTACCTGGAAAACTTGCTGATTGTTCTACCAAGGATGCTTCTATCAGTGAGATCTACATCGTTGAGGGAGACTCAGCCGGAGGTTCTGCTAAACAGGGAAGAGACCGATCATTCCAAGCCATCCTGCCCCTTCGCGGTAAAATTATTAACGTCGAAAAAGCGCGTCTGGATAAAATTTTTTCCAATAATGAAATTCGTTCTATCATTACCGCCATTGGTACAGGTGTTGGTGAGGAATTTGAGTTAGATAAAGTGAGATACCATAAAATTGTCATTATGACAGATGCCGATGTGGACGGAAGTCACATCAGAATTCTGCTTTTAACCCTGTTCTATCGCTTTATGAAACCATTGATTGATGCGGGTTATGTATATATCGCTCAACCCCCTTTGTACAAGATTCAAAAAGGAAAATCTGTTCGTTACGCGTATACCGATAATGAACTGGATAGAATCTTGACCGAAACGGGCCGCAATGGCATCTCTCTCCAGCGCTATAAAGGTCTTGGAGAGATGAATCCCAATCAGCTCTGGGAAACTACGATGGACCCGGACGGCCGTACACTGCTCCAAGTCGGTATGGATGATGCGATGGAAGCAGATATGATTTTCAGTATGCTGATGGGAGACAAGGTTGAACCGAGGAGAGAGTTTATTGAGCAGCATGCTCGATACGTTCGCAACCTGGATATCTAGATAATTCAAATTGGAATTTATACAGATTGACTAGAACATTATCCAACGGGAGTGACAAGGTTTGTCAGACGAATTTGAAAGCAGAGTTTTACCTATCGATCTCGGACAGGAACTGAGAAACTCGTTCTTGGATTATGCAATGAGTGTCATTGTGAGCCGGGCAATTCCTGATGTCCGAGATGGACTCAAGCCTGTACATCGAAGAATTCTGTATGCAATGTATGAAGTAGGAATGACACCTGACAAGCCTCATAAGAAGTCAGCTCGGGTTGTCGGGGACGTATTGGCAAAATATCATCCTCATGGGGACAGTGCCGTTTATGACGCATTAGTTCGCTTGGCACAAACGTTTTCAACCAGATATCTCTTAGTTGACGGTCACGGGAACTTTGGGTCTGTCGACGGAGATTCAGCGGCGGCTATGCGGTACACTGAAGCTCGCATGTCATCGATTACTATGGAAATGCTGCGGGATATTAACAAGGAAACGGTAGATTTCGGACCAAACTACGACGAGAATGAAAATGAGCCGCTGGTGCTGCCATCTAGGTTTCCGAACCTGCTCGTTAACGGATCGTCAGGAATTGCAGTGGGAATGGCAACCAACATTCCACCCCACAACTTGACGGAAGTTATTGATGGTGTTGTGGCTATGATTGACAACCCTGAAATCACGATGGACGAACTCATGGCAATTATTACAGGTCCGGACTTTCCCACAGCAGGAATTATCCTCGGTCGTGCCGGTATTCGTAACGCGTACAGAACCGGGAGAGGTTCTGTAACGATTCGGGCAAGAACGGAATTTGAAGAGATGCAAGGGGGAAAGACCAGAATTGTGGTCAATGAAATTCCCTATCAGCAGAACAAAGCTCGCCTCATTGAAAAAATTGCGGAGTTAACCCGCGATAAGAAGATAGACGGCATTACTGACCTTCGAGACGAGTCCGATCGCGACGGTATGCGCATCGTCATCGAACTTCGCCGAGATGTAAGACCTCAGGTAGTCTTAAATAATCTGTATAAGCACACGGGTCTGCAAAGCAGTT
Proteins encoded in this window:
- the dnaN gene encoding DNA polymerase III subunit beta; this translates as MKFTIHQNALLQLIQTSSKAVAVRSTKQVLMGILLEAEGDTLTATAYDLELGIQSAIRADEENRFYTEQSGAIVLPARYLLDVVKKLPSDIVSFDIHNNYTTDIQCGQVEFHLHGIDATEFPKLPSFHNVEAIELSTEALQSLIRSTSFATSTSEVRPILTGIHLQFGKDALTFTATDGLRLATKSVPFSGTSEEDEEREAILPAKSLNELLKVLSDLTETVSIQFTNSHSLFSIGNTLFYTRLIEGTYPDTTRIIPTTQKTEIIVSNNDFMNAIDRAALIARDRDNHMIRMELTNQNLTVSSSSPEIGNVSESMSVLNQIGDDVFIAFNAKYVLDALKALGNEEISIYFNGSNQPFVLRKHGQEDTLQLISPVLMR
- the recF gene encoding DNA replication/repair protein RecF, whose product is MHITAIRLHHFRNYTDESLELNPHVNILLGDNAQGKTNVLEAIYLLAVGKSHRTAKDQDLIHWGEQYSSVEAAIERRGRKQTMAVHLGNKGKRALLNGITQTKMTDFVGHFQVVLFAPEDLYLVKGGPAQRRRFIDMELGQIQVKYLYHLSQYHRVLQQRNSMLKLPNPDLELVDVLNTQLAEHGAQVMYRRRAFVTDLGEFAQGVYHSISSGKEAFSLSYSCSVPGVRWEVSQSVEELEALFNQALIDKQSTDLNQGYTGIGPHRDDLVFKLDNQPVQSFASQGQQRTIALSLRLAEIDFIHREVQEYPVLLLDDVLSELDDERQRNLVLSMREKVQTIITTTSLYHLQSQLDNDAHLLRVRSGIIETEG
- the yaaA gene encoding S4 domain-containing protein YaaA, yielding MIEGDYITLAQFLKLTDVISSGGQAKFFLQEENVYVNGIVDKRRGRKLYPGDEIQYGEQVYVIRAE
- the gyrB gene encoding DNA topoisomerase (ATP-hydrolyzing) subunit B produces the protein MYPLEGTHLSNQVYDESQIQVLEGLEAVRKRPGMYIGSTSSRGLHHLVWEIVDNAVDEALAGRCTKIIVQVHPDNSVSVIDNGAGFPVGIHSKTGRPAVETALTVLHAGGKFGGSGYKVSGGLHGVGASVVNALSKNLKVEVHREGNLYVQEYERGVPLYDLKIMGTTDHTGTTVTFTPDDKIFTETTSFEIDILQSRLRELAFLNAGLEIQLEDERDEKAYNYCYSGGVAAFVEYINRTKDVLHEEPVFVSGVRDDVTIDVALQYNDGYATTMFSFANNINTHEGGTHESGFKSALTRVMNDYARKMGILKDSDSKLSGDDVREGLAAIISVKVPEPQFEGQTKTKLGNSEVRGIVDGLFSDKFSAFLEENPAVAKRIVEKSLTAARAREAARKARELTRRKSALEVSSLPGKLADCSTKDASISEIYIVEGDSAGGSAKQGRDRSFQAILPLRGKIINVEKARLDKIFSNNEIRSIITAIGTGVGEEFELDKVRYHKIVIMTDADVDGSHIRILLLTLFYRFMKPLIDAGYVYIAQPPLYKIQKGKSVRYAYTDNELDRILTETGRNGISLQRYKGLGEMNPNQLWETTMDPDGRTLLQVGMDDAMEADMIFSMLMGDKVEPRREFIEQHARYVRNLDI
- the remB gene encoding extracellular matrix regulator RemB — protein: MFIHIGGDTMVRLEDIIGIFDLSAKDSPDTNSYLELAKRANSAKIIDVGELKSFVVTNKALYYSPISSLTLRKRAAILERGPGGSTTFQQP
- the dnaA gene encoding chromosomal replication initiator protein DnaA; the encoded protein is MSLAFNSTYFDDLWEQVLLIMNERMSGPSFNTWFGGSKIINYDTAANEITVYIPSSFSRNWIVNHYKDFISTTVTALTEQEYSIKYICSNEDEQKSPAEEIVADHQASEDSTKSPQTESSQFNPKYTFDTFVIGASNRFAHAASLAVAEKPAHSYNPLFLYGGVGLGKTHLMHAIGQYVHQYSPDSKVLYLSSERFTNEFITAIRDSRTADFRNRYRSIDILLIDDIQFLAGKEQTQEEFFHTFNSLHGEGKQIVISSDRPPKDIPTLEDRLRSRFEWGLITDIQPPDLETRIAILQRKAKSDRLVIPEDVLNYIANQVDTNIRELEGALIRVVAYSSLVNEDLSVQLAEQALKDIISPDKPREITYSQIQKVIADHFGLKVEELKAKKRTKNVAFPRQIAMYLCRELTNLSLPKVGEAFGGRDHTTVLHACEKVAQQMSSDQHTANTINRLAEAIKTLY